The following coding sequences lie in one Dryobates pubescens isolate bDryPub1 chromosome 10, bDryPub1.pri, whole genome shotgun sequence genomic window:
- the LCMT2 gene encoding tRNA wybutosine-synthesizing protein 4 isoform X4: MGRGRPGAPRPAAVQCTGGSSAVSKCSAAARGYIQDRFLPFLVGRQRRRAPLVHRGYYIRARAVDHCIQDFLQRTRGHPRTQILSLGAGFDSLYFRLKDLGLLPRTVVYEVDFPSVVSQKAALIRGVQELVELVGDAGGEPGVMPFSAGDYKLLGADLSQLPELERALEQAGVDREVPTLFIAEVVLAYMESSRSDALLRWAAERFPCAGFLLYEQLGPQDPFGRVMQQHFARRGSALRSLAQYPDCEAQCSRFLARGWSECSAMDMNQFFTCCTPEHEQQRVQALEPFDEYEEWHLKCSHYFVLAASKGMEPPWTPLVPSRTDGRLYHTISCVSRGLALVVGGRTSPSSAGLGMLWLKFPERCSAWDPVDIRVELVSLQPAVEAAALRWRHSATQVTFQGQQYLFLFGGRSATQPVLGDWHFLHTQELSCSMIPVQGPAPEGRHSHSACGWKGGVLVAGGLGAGEQPLGSLCFLEPLEGGFGWQVLETRPPLVPRYSHTAHVHRGRLLLVGGVWLCPAPAPGVTVVDLATGLSLDYALGTEHLEWPLMLHNHSSVLLPEEEELLLIGGGGNCFSFGTHLNAEPVCLSLRHILTSH; encoded by the exons ATGGGTCGCGGCCGTCCCGGGGCCCCGCGCCCTGCCGCC GTTCAGTGCACCGGCGGCAGCAGCGCCGTCAGCAAGTGctcggcggcggcgcggggctACATCCAGGACCGGTTCCTGCCGTTCCTGGTAGGTCGACAGCGGCGGCGAGCCCCTCTAGTCCACCG AGGTTATTACATCCGTGCCCGTGCTGTGGATCACTGCATCCAGGACTTCCTGCAGAGGACCCGCGGCCACCCGAGGACCCAG atcctgtccctcggTGCTGGCTTTGACTCCCTGTACTTCCGTCTGAAGGACCTGGGCCTGCTGCCCCGCACCGTGGTGTATGAGGTGGACTTCCCCAGCGTGGTGTCCCAAAAAGCTGCTCTGATCAGAGGAgtgcaggagctggtggagctggtGGGAGATGCTGGAGGAGAGCCAG GGGTCatgcccttctctgcaggggATTACAAACTGCTGGGAGCAGATCTGTCACAGCTGCCTGAACtggagagagccctggagcaagcaggGGTGGACAGGGAGGTCCCCACCCTCTTCATTGCAGAGGTGGTGCTCGCCTacatggagagcagcag GTCGGACGCACTGCTGCGCTGGGCTGCTGAGCGCtttccctgtgctgggttcttgCTGTACGAGCAGCTGGGCCCCCAGGACCCCTTCGGCCGCGTCATGCAGCAGCACTTTGCCCGCCGGGGCTCTGCCCTGCGCTCCCTGGCACAGTACCCGGACTGTGAGGCGCAGTGCAGCCGCTTCCTGGCACGG ggctggagcgaGTGCAGCGCCATGGACATGAACCAGTTCTTcacctgctgcaccccagagcATGAGCAGCAGAGGGTGCAGGCTCTGGAGCCCTTTGATGAGTATGAG GAGTGGCACTTGAAGTGTTCTCATTACTTTGTCCTGGCTGCTTCCAAGGGGATGGAACCTCCCTGGACTCCGTTGGTGCCCAGCAGGACAG ACGGGCGGCTGTACCACACCATCAGCTGTGTCTCCAGGGGTCTGGCCCTGGTGGTGGGAGGCCGAACATCCCCATCCAGTGCCGGCCTGGGAATGCTGTGGCTGAAATTCCCTGAGAGATGCAGTGCCTGGGACCCAGTTGACATCAGGGTGGAGCTggtgagcctgcagcctgctgtggaggcagctgctctgcGCTGGAGGCACAGCGCGACCCAAGTGACCTTCCAAG gtcagCAGTACCTGTTCCTGTTCGGCGGCCGCTCTGCCACACAGCCTGTCCTGGGGGACTGGCACTTCCTGCACACCCAGGAGCTGTCCTGCTCCATG ATCCCCGTGCAGGGTCCAGCCCCGGAAGGTCGCCACTCCCACAGTGCCTGCGGCTGGAAGGGAGGGGTGCTGGTCGCAGGGGGCCTGGGGGCAGGcgagcagcccctgggctccctTTGCTTCCTGGAGCCGCTGGAGGGCGGCTTTGGGTGGCAGGTGCTGGAGACCAGGCCTCCTCTGGTGCCACG GTACTCGCACACGGCCCACGTGCACCGGGggcggctgctgctggtggggggggTCTGGCTGTGCCCGGCCCCGGCGCCCGGCGTCACCGTCGTCGACTTGGCCACGGGGCTGAGCCTGGACTACGCCCTTGGCACG GAGCACCTGGAGTGGCCACTGATGCTGCACAACCACAGCAGTGTCCTTCTGccagaagaggaggagctgctgctcatcGGGGGCGGTGGGAACTGCTTCTCCTTCGGGACACACCTGAATGCAGAGCCTGTCTGCTTGAGCCTCAGGCACATCCTCACCAGCCACTGA
- the LCMT2 gene encoding tRNA wybutosine-synthesizing protein 4 isoform X1, giving the protein MGRGRPGAPRPAAVQCTGGSSAVSKCSAAARGYIQDRFLPFLVGRQRRRAPLVHRGYYIRARAVDHCIQDFLQRTRGHPRTQILSLGAGFDSLYFRLKDLGLLPRTVVYEVDFPSVVSQKAALIRGVQELVELVGDAGGEPGVMPFSAGDYKLLGADLSQLPELERALEQAGVDREVPTLFIAEVVLAYMESSRSDALLRWAAERFPCAGFLLYEQLGPQDPFGRVMQQHFARRGSALRSLAQYPDCEAQCSRFLARGWSECSAMDMNQFFTCCTPEHEQQRVQALEPFDEYEEWHLKCSHYFVLAASKGMEPPWTPLVPSRTAPGGRGPALAGSVPAACATSSPAPGLRRFGHRSVLLRPGLVLTTGGFGQEEGQHRRASSCQLLLRRAGRWAAASLSMESGSWDGRLYHTISCVSRGLALVVGGRTSPSSAGLGMLWLKFPERCSAWDPVDIRVELVSLQPAVEAAALRWRHSATQVTFQGQQYLFLFGGRSATQPVLGDWHFLHTQELSCSMIPVQGPAPEGRHSHSACGWKGGVLVAGGLGAGEQPLGSLCFLEPLEGGFGWQVLETRPPLVPRYSHTAHVHRGRLLLVGGVWLCPAPAPGVTVVDLATGLSLDYALGTEHLEWPLMLHNHSSVLLPEEEELLLIGGGGNCFSFGTHLNAEPVCLSLRHILTSH; this is encoded by the exons ATGGGTCGCGGCCGTCCCGGGGCCCCGCGCCCTGCCGCC GTTCAGTGCACCGGCGGCAGCAGCGCCGTCAGCAAGTGctcggcggcggcgcggggctACATCCAGGACCGGTTCCTGCCGTTCCTGGTAGGTCGACAGCGGCGGCGAGCCCCTCTAGTCCACCG AGGTTATTACATCCGTGCCCGTGCTGTGGATCACTGCATCCAGGACTTCCTGCAGAGGACCCGCGGCCACCCGAGGACCCAG atcctgtccctcggTGCTGGCTTTGACTCCCTGTACTTCCGTCTGAAGGACCTGGGCCTGCTGCCCCGCACCGTGGTGTATGAGGTGGACTTCCCCAGCGTGGTGTCCCAAAAAGCTGCTCTGATCAGAGGAgtgcaggagctggtggagctggtGGGAGATGCTGGAGGAGAGCCAG GGGTCatgcccttctctgcaggggATTACAAACTGCTGGGAGCAGATCTGTCACAGCTGCCTGAACtggagagagccctggagcaagcaggGGTGGACAGGGAGGTCCCCACCCTCTTCATTGCAGAGGTGGTGCTCGCCTacatggagagcagcag GTCGGACGCACTGCTGCGCTGGGCTGCTGAGCGCtttccctgtgctgggttcttgCTGTACGAGCAGCTGGGCCCCCAGGACCCCTTCGGCCGCGTCATGCAGCAGCACTTTGCCCGCCGGGGCTCTGCCCTGCGCTCCCTGGCACAGTACCCGGACTGTGAGGCGCAGTGCAGCCGCTTCCTGGCACGG ggctggagcgaGTGCAGCGCCATGGACATGAACCAGTTCTTcacctgctgcaccccagagcATGAGCAGCAGAGGGTGCAGGCTCTGGAGCCCTTTGATGAGTATGAG GAGTGGCACTTGAAGTGTTCTCATTACTTTGTCCTGGCTGCTTCCAAGGGGATGGAACCTCCCTGGACTCCGTTGGTGCCCAGCAGGACAG CTCCTGGTGGCCGTGGTCCCGCCCTGGCTGGCAGCGTCCCTGCGGCCTGTGCCACAAGCTCCCCCGCGCCCGGCCTGAGGCGCTTCGGGCACCGCTCTGTGCTGCTGCGGCCTGGCCTGGTGCTGACCACGGGGGGCTTcgggcaggaggaggggcagcaccgccgtgccagcagctgccagctgctgctgaggcgtGCGGGGCGCTGGGCTGCGGCGAGCCTGAGCATGGAGAGCGGCAGCTGGG ACGGGCGGCTGTACCACACCATCAGCTGTGTCTCCAGGGGTCTGGCCCTGGTGGTGGGAGGCCGAACATCCCCATCCAGTGCCGGCCTGGGAATGCTGTGGCTGAAATTCCCTGAGAGATGCAGTGCCTGGGACCCAGTTGACATCAGGGTGGAGCTggtgagcctgcagcctgctgtggaggcagctgctctgcGCTGGAGGCACAGCGCGACCCAAGTGACCTTCCAAG gtcagCAGTACCTGTTCCTGTTCGGCGGCCGCTCTGCCACACAGCCTGTCCTGGGGGACTGGCACTTCCTGCACACCCAGGAGCTGTCCTGCTCCATG ATCCCCGTGCAGGGTCCAGCCCCGGAAGGTCGCCACTCCCACAGTGCCTGCGGCTGGAAGGGAGGGGTGCTGGTCGCAGGGGGCCTGGGGGCAGGcgagcagcccctgggctccctTTGCTTCCTGGAGCCGCTGGAGGGCGGCTTTGGGTGGCAGGTGCTGGAGACCAGGCCTCCTCTGGTGCCACG GTACTCGCACACGGCCCACGTGCACCGGGggcggctgctgctggtggggggggTCTGGCTGTGCCCGGCCCCGGCGCCCGGCGTCACCGTCGTCGACTTGGCCACGGGGCTGAGCCTGGACTACGCCCTTGGCACG GAGCACCTGGAGTGGCCACTGATGCTGCACAACCACAGCAGTGTCCTTCTGccagaagaggaggagctgctgctcatcGGGGGCGGTGGGAACTGCTTCTCCTTCGGGACACACCTGAATGCAGAGCCTGTCTGCTTGAGCCTCAGGCACATCCTCACCAGCCACTGA
- the LCMT2 gene encoding tRNA wybutosine-synthesizing protein 4 isoform X2, which produces MGRGRPGAPRPAAVQCTGGSSAVSKCSAAARGYIQDRFLPFLVGRQRRRAPLVHRGYYIRARAVDHCIQDFLQRTRGHPRTQILSLGAGFDSLYFRLKDLGLLPRTVVYEVDFPSVVSQKAALIRGVQELVELVGDAGGEPGDYKLLGADLSQLPELERALEQAGVDREVPTLFIAEVVLAYMESSRSDALLRWAAERFPCAGFLLYEQLGPQDPFGRVMQQHFARRGSALRSLAQYPDCEAQCSRFLARGWSECSAMDMNQFFTCCTPEHEQQRVQALEPFDEYEEWHLKCSHYFVLAASKGMEPPWTPLVPSRTAPGGRGPALAGSVPAACATSSPAPGLRRFGHRSVLLRPGLVLTTGGFGQEEGQHRRASSCQLLLRRAGRWAAASLSMESGSWDGRLYHTISCVSRGLALVVGGRTSPSSAGLGMLWLKFPERCSAWDPVDIRVELVSLQPAVEAAALRWRHSATQVTFQGQQYLFLFGGRSATQPVLGDWHFLHTQELSCSMIPVQGPAPEGRHSHSACGWKGGVLVAGGLGAGEQPLGSLCFLEPLEGGFGWQVLETRPPLVPRYSHTAHVHRGRLLLVGGVWLCPAPAPGVTVVDLATGLSLDYALGTEHLEWPLMLHNHSSVLLPEEEELLLIGGGGNCFSFGTHLNAEPVCLSLRHILTSH; this is translated from the exons ATGGGTCGCGGCCGTCCCGGGGCCCCGCGCCCTGCCGCC GTTCAGTGCACCGGCGGCAGCAGCGCCGTCAGCAAGTGctcggcggcggcgcggggctACATCCAGGACCGGTTCCTGCCGTTCCTGGTAGGTCGACAGCGGCGGCGAGCCCCTCTAGTCCACCG AGGTTATTACATCCGTGCCCGTGCTGTGGATCACTGCATCCAGGACTTCCTGCAGAGGACCCGCGGCCACCCGAGGACCCAG atcctgtccctcggTGCTGGCTTTGACTCCCTGTACTTCCGTCTGAAGGACCTGGGCCTGCTGCCCCGCACCGTGGTGTATGAGGTGGACTTCCCCAGCGTGGTGTCCCAAAAAGCTGCTCTGATCAGAGGAgtgcaggagctggtggagctggtGGGAGATGCTGGAGGAGAGCCAG gggATTACAAACTGCTGGGAGCAGATCTGTCACAGCTGCCTGAACtggagagagccctggagcaagcaggGGTGGACAGGGAGGTCCCCACCCTCTTCATTGCAGAGGTGGTGCTCGCCTacatggagagcagcag GTCGGACGCACTGCTGCGCTGGGCTGCTGAGCGCtttccctgtgctgggttcttgCTGTACGAGCAGCTGGGCCCCCAGGACCCCTTCGGCCGCGTCATGCAGCAGCACTTTGCCCGCCGGGGCTCTGCCCTGCGCTCCCTGGCACAGTACCCGGACTGTGAGGCGCAGTGCAGCCGCTTCCTGGCACGG ggctggagcgaGTGCAGCGCCATGGACATGAACCAGTTCTTcacctgctgcaccccagagcATGAGCAGCAGAGGGTGCAGGCTCTGGAGCCCTTTGATGAGTATGAG GAGTGGCACTTGAAGTGTTCTCATTACTTTGTCCTGGCTGCTTCCAAGGGGATGGAACCTCCCTGGACTCCGTTGGTGCCCAGCAGGACAG CTCCTGGTGGCCGTGGTCCCGCCCTGGCTGGCAGCGTCCCTGCGGCCTGTGCCACAAGCTCCCCCGCGCCCGGCCTGAGGCGCTTCGGGCACCGCTCTGTGCTGCTGCGGCCTGGCCTGGTGCTGACCACGGGGGGCTTcgggcaggaggaggggcagcaccgccgtgccagcagctgccagctgctgctgaggcgtGCGGGGCGCTGGGCTGCGGCGAGCCTGAGCATGGAGAGCGGCAGCTGGG ACGGGCGGCTGTACCACACCATCAGCTGTGTCTCCAGGGGTCTGGCCCTGGTGGTGGGAGGCCGAACATCCCCATCCAGTGCCGGCCTGGGAATGCTGTGGCTGAAATTCCCTGAGAGATGCAGTGCCTGGGACCCAGTTGACATCAGGGTGGAGCTggtgagcctgcagcctgctgtggaggcagctgctctgcGCTGGAGGCACAGCGCGACCCAAGTGACCTTCCAAG gtcagCAGTACCTGTTCCTGTTCGGCGGCCGCTCTGCCACACAGCCTGTCCTGGGGGACTGGCACTTCCTGCACACCCAGGAGCTGTCCTGCTCCATG ATCCCCGTGCAGGGTCCAGCCCCGGAAGGTCGCCACTCCCACAGTGCCTGCGGCTGGAAGGGAGGGGTGCTGGTCGCAGGGGGCCTGGGGGCAGGcgagcagcccctgggctccctTTGCTTCCTGGAGCCGCTGGAGGGCGGCTTTGGGTGGCAGGTGCTGGAGACCAGGCCTCCTCTGGTGCCACG GTACTCGCACACGGCCCACGTGCACCGGGggcggctgctgctggtggggggggTCTGGCTGTGCCCGGCCCCGGCGCCCGGCGTCACCGTCGTCGACTTGGCCACGGGGCTGAGCCTGGACTACGCCCTTGGCACG GAGCACCTGGAGTGGCCACTGATGCTGCACAACCACAGCAGTGTCCTTCTGccagaagaggaggagctgctgctcatcGGGGGCGGTGGGAACTGCTTCTCCTTCGGGACACACCTGAATGCAGAGCCTGTCTGCTTGAGCCTCAGGCACATCCTCACCAGCCACTGA
- the LCMT2 gene encoding tRNA wybutosine-synthesizing protein 4 isoform X3, with protein MGRGRPGAPRPAAVQCTGGSSAVSKCSAAARGYIQDRFLPFLILSLGAGFDSLYFRLKDLGLLPRTVVYEVDFPSVVSQKAALIRGVQELVELVGDAGGEPGVMPFSAGDYKLLGADLSQLPELERALEQAGVDREVPTLFIAEVVLAYMESSRSDALLRWAAERFPCAGFLLYEQLGPQDPFGRVMQQHFARRGSALRSLAQYPDCEAQCSRFLARGWSECSAMDMNQFFTCCTPEHEQQRVQALEPFDEYEEWHLKCSHYFVLAASKGMEPPWTPLVPSRTAPGGRGPALAGSVPAACATSSPAPGLRRFGHRSVLLRPGLVLTTGGFGQEEGQHRRASSCQLLLRRAGRWAAASLSMESGSWDGRLYHTISCVSRGLALVVGGRTSPSSAGLGMLWLKFPERCSAWDPVDIRVELVSLQPAVEAAALRWRHSATQVTFQGQQYLFLFGGRSATQPVLGDWHFLHTQELSCSMIPVQGPAPEGRHSHSACGWKGGVLVAGGLGAGEQPLGSLCFLEPLEGGFGWQVLETRPPLVPRYSHTAHVHRGRLLLVGGVWLCPAPAPGVTVVDLATGLSLDYALGTEHLEWPLMLHNHSSVLLPEEEELLLIGGGGNCFSFGTHLNAEPVCLSLRHILTSH; from the exons ATGGGTCGCGGCCGTCCCGGGGCCCCGCGCCCTGCCGCC GTTCAGTGCACCGGCGGCAGCAGCGCCGTCAGCAAGTGctcggcggcggcgcggggctACATCCAGGACCGGTTCCTGCCGTTCCTG atcctgtccctcggTGCTGGCTTTGACTCCCTGTACTTCCGTCTGAAGGACCTGGGCCTGCTGCCCCGCACCGTGGTGTATGAGGTGGACTTCCCCAGCGTGGTGTCCCAAAAAGCTGCTCTGATCAGAGGAgtgcaggagctggtggagctggtGGGAGATGCTGGAGGAGAGCCAG GGGTCatgcccttctctgcaggggATTACAAACTGCTGGGAGCAGATCTGTCACAGCTGCCTGAACtggagagagccctggagcaagcaggGGTGGACAGGGAGGTCCCCACCCTCTTCATTGCAGAGGTGGTGCTCGCCTacatggagagcagcag GTCGGACGCACTGCTGCGCTGGGCTGCTGAGCGCtttccctgtgctgggttcttgCTGTACGAGCAGCTGGGCCCCCAGGACCCCTTCGGCCGCGTCATGCAGCAGCACTTTGCCCGCCGGGGCTCTGCCCTGCGCTCCCTGGCACAGTACCCGGACTGTGAGGCGCAGTGCAGCCGCTTCCTGGCACGG ggctggagcgaGTGCAGCGCCATGGACATGAACCAGTTCTTcacctgctgcaccccagagcATGAGCAGCAGAGGGTGCAGGCTCTGGAGCCCTTTGATGAGTATGAG GAGTGGCACTTGAAGTGTTCTCATTACTTTGTCCTGGCTGCTTCCAAGGGGATGGAACCTCCCTGGACTCCGTTGGTGCCCAGCAGGACAG CTCCTGGTGGCCGTGGTCCCGCCCTGGCTGGCAGCGTCCCTGCGGCCTGTGCCACAAGCTCCCCCGCGCCCGGCCTGAGGCGCTTCGGGCACCGCTCTGTGCTGCTGCGGCCTGGCCTGGTGCTGACCACGGGGGGCTTcgggcaggaggaggggcagcaccgccgtgccagcagctgccagctgctgctgaggcgtGCGGGGCGCTGGGCTGCGGCGAGCCTGAGCATGGAGAGCGGCAGCTGGG ACGGGCGGCTGTACCACACCATCAGCTGTGTCTCCAGGGGTCTGGCCCTGGTGGTGGGAGGCCGAACATCCCCATCCAGTGCCGGCCTGGGAATGCTGTGGCTGAAATTCCCTGAGAGATGCAGTGCCTGGGACCCAGTTGACATCAGGGTGGAGCTggtgagcctgcagcctgctgtggaggcagctgctctgcGCTGGAGGCACAGCGCGACCCAAGTGACCTTCCAAG gtcagCAGTACCTGTTCCTGTTCGGCGGCCGCTCTGCCACACAGCCTGTCCTGGGGGACTGGCACTTCCTGCACACCCAGGAGCTGTCCTGCTCCATG ATCCCCGTGCAGGGTCCAGCCCCGGAAGGTCGCCACTCCCACAGTGCCTGCGGCTGGAAGGGAGGGGTGCTGGTCGCAGGGGGCCTGGGGGCAGGcgagcagcccctgggctccctTTGCTTCCTGGAGCCGCTGGAGGGCGGCTTTGGGTGGCAGGTGCTGGAGACCAGGCCTCCTCTGGTGCCACG GTACTCGCACACGGCCCACGTGCACCGGGggcggctgctgctggtggggggggTCTGGCTGTGCCCGGCCCCGGCGCCCGGCGTCACCGTCGTCGACTTGGCCACGGGGCTGAGCCTGGACTACGCCCTTGGCACG GAGCACCTGGAGTGGCCACTGATGCTGCACAACCACAGCAGTGTCCTTCTGccagaagaggaggagctgctgctcatcGGGGGCGGTGGGAACTGCTTCTCCTTCGGGACACACCTGAATGCAGAGCCTGTCTGCTTGAGCCTCAGGCACATCCTCACCAGCCACTGA